The Syngnathoides biaculeatus isolate LvHL_M chromosome 20, ASM1980259v1, whole genome shotgun sequence nucleotide sequence TGGGCTGGcccttctttgtctttttgcacAGCATCTGAAATGTCTccctcttcttctctttgtacTTTCGAATGGCCTCCTCTCGCTGCTGCTTGCGCATCAGGAACTCCTGGAAAACGTCAACGGGGATCAGAATAAGACGTATAAACGCTTACGGTCGAACGGTGTAAAAGGATGGTGAcctctttctttttcctccgCTTGGCTTGGACTCTCTCGTACTCCTCCTGTGACCGCTGGAAGGACGACAACTTCTCTCGTTTTTTCTTCATGCGGTTGCTTAGTGGAAGGCTACAAGGGAAGACGGGAGAGAAATTTGAACGATAAGAACAAAGTGGAAAGTTGTGTGGCAATGTCGCCGCTACCTTTGTGCTCCTGATGGCGACTTCTCAATGTCTTCTGCCTCAGGTGCACCTGTACCTTCTGGATCGGGACTAGCGTTCTCCTCTGTCCCCGTCTTTTCCTCCCGGTCTTGTACTTTCATTCTCAGTTTAGACCGATTCACTCTGTTTGTCCAAGACTCGTTCTTGAGCTTCTCCGCCTCGGCCAAATACAAATGTTTGAGGTGCTCCGGGTAAGTCTCACGGTACAGCGATGACAAGGACGTATGcgtgttttctttcttcttttcctttcgcatAAGCTTGTTGTAGTCGTGCTTGAGTTTCTCCTTCCGTTTAAAAGCAAAACCTTGACCTGAAAAATTGAGATAAAAATATGTTGAACGTCACATAATATACAAATTGCTATTGACATTTTTCTGTCATAATTTTCAGTTAGTTAATGTTTCCTTTTCCATCCTACAATTGTCTGGAACGTGAATTCGGTTAATAATACCGTAAACTGCTTTACAAAATGAGAAATTCGAATGGAAAATAACAAAACCAGCCATATGCAAAATGAGAATAACATAAAATATTACAGGCAAAACGTACCTTCTTTAACACTTCCTTGGAAAAATTTGTTTTCCGGAACCCATTTCCTCTTTTTGACGCcggcattttgtttttgtggcttcCTCCAGTTGACGTCTTTCGGTGGAACGttacttttctttgttttgtgatcTGCTGGGCCCATTTAGAATTTAAATCCCTTTCTGGGATGATAATATATTTAAGACGTGTTCCGACTGCGTGTATTTTACCAATAGTCGCGGGATGATGACGTAACACAAGCCATAACTAATAACACTCAGACTACTCGatgctttgtttttaatccatTCTAGAATTTGAAACAATAAACACAACTACAATAGTATAACAGCAGAAAACCATAATACAATGTATATATGTCCAGAAAACACCCGTTAACACTCTAAACAACGTTTTTCCAACGAATGGAACTACGGTGATCTTTTATCAACTACTAATGTCTGGATAATTTTTGGAAGTAGTCGACAAACATAAATCGCCACTGAGCGCCTCAATTTTATCGTTTCCCCCCCACAATTTAAAGGAATAATTTAATCTCTGGTTGCTCCGGTGACGTATTCCAACAAAGTGCATGGAAAGGTGGTATAAAAATTCGGAGATTTGACCTTGCGAAGAGGCACCATGATTCCCTCCTCAGTGGGCCTCGTCGAGCTTCGGCAACGCATCGATGAAGTCACGCGTTTTCTCGCCGCCACCGTGGGCATCGCAAACGCGCACACGGTGGAGTTTTACACGCACGACGTGTGGAGCAGTTTCGTGGCCGTGTCGCCCGAGGAAGTGCTGACTGCAATAGAGACGAGCGGCCGCCAGGGGGAGCCACAGCTCCAACAGCAAAGCGGATCCACAGGTGGAGCTATGATATTGCGTTTGGAAATAGTTCCACTGAGATTTCATAGTATTTATTATgtataaaataacattaaaattatGCACAAATAATTTTATGCAACAAGAGCTCTTTTTCTTACCTTTTTAATCAATAAACAGAGCAACGGGGAACCACCTTTGGGTTTTGCCCAGACACAAAGCGACTGGTTGATGCACACGAACTGTTGCGTGCAGCCAAGGCCCACTCGCTTCCCGGGATGGGGGTCTGCATGAGCCGCGACGAGCTTGTGGAGAGCCTCAGACGGGACCCGTCAGAATTAGGTGCTTAGACAGATATGTTTATTGGATCCCATGAATGGAATGCTCACTACTTTAATGCTGTTTTAGGCGTCGAATTGGAGGCGGATGAGTTCATGAACAGCAAGAAGTCGCATGAGGTGCAGTCCATGGCGGAGGTGGTGGACTGTTTAGCCAAGCGCTGTGGAGTTAAACaggaaagttttatttttgaacCCTCGAAACGGTTTACGTTGTGCATGATAAGCGTTGTTTGGTTCCGGCAGGTGGTAGACGTGGGTTCGGGGAAGGGCTacctgagctccttcctgtccCTGCAGCACGGCCTCCGTGTCTTCGGCATCGACTCGTCCAGCGCCAACACCCACGGGGCCCAGGAGAGGAACCGCAAGCTGAAGAAGTTCTCCAAGGTGTACCAGAAACACCGGAAAGCTGCAAAAGGAGAGCCGGAGCGTCAGGTGGTCACAGACATAAAaagtgaagaagaggaagatgagtcCCTGAAGGATAAGCCGGAGACACCAGACTCAAACCCCATTGAGGAGTTCTTCTTCAGTCTCATGTCGTTGGAGGTGATACAGTCTGGGAGAACTTTCTCCAGCTCGCTGACTGACGAGGagaggcagaggaggaagagggaaaACCTCGAGAGGAAGGCCCCAAGCAGAAACGGCGCGACCGGTGCCGTCTTTTCACCGCTCACGTCCTACGTCACCGCCGAAACGCAGCTGAGGGAGCTCATCCAAGAGCTGGAGGTGAGCTCATCCCAGGTCGGGATTTTATCTATCGCCGCTGAACTTTTCTTAAAACGCCAGGACGCGGTCCTGGTGGGCCTGCACACGTGCGGCGACCTGGCGCCCAGCATGCTCAGGATGTTTGCGGCGAGACCGGAGCTGCTCGCCGTCTGCAGCGTGGGATGCTGCTACAACAAGCTGTCGGAGGAGTTTGAGCCTGACGCACACGGTACGGACCAAATTTACTGACGAGGCAAACATCAAATGACAGACGAGATTAAAGCAGTGGACAAAGTCTCTTTAATGAGCCAGGCAGTAACTCCCGGTTTCCCGGTGTTTTACGATCCCCTCATTAAAAACCGCGACCGGCCCTCCAGACTGTTCGTGCGGTCCCTTCGGGTTCCCTCTGAGTCAGCACCTGCGCCGCCGTTCGTGGTTCTGCGGCAGAAACGCCAGGATGTCGGCGTGCTTGGTGAGTTCCCCGAGTCGGGTACGCGGCGGCGTGGCCCGTGTTTGACCATGTGCTTCCGTCCTCTCTGACGACAAAAGGCGCTGGAAAGAGTTACGCTGGGCCACGGGGTGAGTACGCCGCCGCTTGTTCGTCAATAGTCAAACAAAATCAATCACATCGCAGACTCCATTGTTTCCCCGAGTGTTTGTTTAGGGAAGTGGCGCTCGCGGTATCGGGCTCAAGCCGATACTTGACCATGAATAAGGAAAGTTTATATATATGAATGCAATCATGCCGTGGAGGGAAGCCGAACGCAAAAACGGGTTTGATTGAAACCTCAAGATCacctgctttttgtttttgtttcacacaAGATTCAGATGGAGTCGCTGTTCTACCGGGCGGTCCTGCACGTTATTCTCCGGGACCACTACGGCGCCTACAAAAGGTAACAGGAAGTAGAGTTACCTGTGGGACCGTTGGGCTCATGTGtgagcaaaaaaatatgaaatgacgCGGAAtagtggcagtgaactcaactcgaCTTACTTTGCAACAAGCAGCAGCAGATGgtgaacaatttttcaaaattaattgcatttcccgattaagtttactgtcaaaacaaacataaaacaaaagataatTACACACCacacatttaaaacaaccacatactggaactaaatacagtaaagcctcggttctcgaacgtcctcgttctaaaaaaaaattggtttttgaacgaaaatttagaGATCTTTTTGCTCCCGTAttcgaacgaaaatcgatattcgaacgccccccgacaaaacccggaaataacacatTGCACGCGGCCAGCCCAGCTGAcgcacgacgcgttttgttgtgaattcccacgccgccgaaaaaccccagaaataacataatgtgtgCGGCGCAAGTAGCTGTCCCACCCACActgcattttgttattgtctattcgaacgccccccgaaaaaacccagaaataacattgcGCGTggtgcaagcagttgacccacccacggcgtgttttgttattgtcaataatatcaggaaaagctaaaaaaaatgctttaaaaagccatgttttttaggcttggaacgcattatttctttttccattcattgtaatgggaaacatcgattcgctTTTCGAACAGATctcttctcgaaccgttttctggaacggattgtggtcgagaagcGAGGCATCGCTGTAATGGGAAATGCAATAGGCTAGCTAACAAATAAGAATTGTGTTCTCTAAAATCAACATGTATTGGAACGGACATGAAGCAACGCGTAatgagaaaatataaaaatacttaCGTAACCCagttcaaaatgaaaataaatcgaGTAGCAATTAgattataggttttctttatacaaggtggtggaatatttgttaaagttgtgtgctgaatttattttctgttgaagggatttgtattttaatgtgttttattaatttgtgaaaagaaatacttttgtttgtcattttattgttgtaaccagtgtttgagaaggacaggaagtgacgtggtGAGGAGACACGGGAgagacacgaaaaaaaaaaaagatggacggAGTGCGAGGTACGAGTGGTtgtttgaagacaaagaaaagttcAAGGCGGacattttttcaacattgttcaacgcgttcgacaaggactgttgacttctcaaatcacgccgtaacgtggtggaaTTAGCCGCTAGTACAGAGGATAAGTGGATGCGTGGAACTTTGCAAGGACGCTAGCAACAAGCTAACgccagctagcgaggcctgcgttggaccacgtggaagaagacgaggacgctAGCGACGAGCTGACGCTAGCTAGGCCTTCATCGGAGTACAAGGACAAAGCTTCGCAACGGATCGGACCGCCAGGACTTGGATGAGGCTGGACCATTGGACACAACCCTCCACGTTCGTCGCTCCTGCCGCTTGAAACAAAGAcactggggtttgaatttcatttgttttgccggCTGTTATATTTATTTGGGCCCTTAAAGTAAATTAAGTCAGATTATTTTATGTGCGCATCGTGTACCTgttatgttgactttgtttatttgatcttgtgtatacatatttgattttccatgCGTTATTTTGTTatgaaatgttcacactttattcttacataaccaggttaatatttgactatctgcaagacggttaaaaaagtggggagtttatcCGGTAATTGGGTTATTTATATTGGGATAACAtgaactcataaggggaaatattatttcagagacattttgagagggaataagtgcacaagtaaaaattaaacttgtaatAGAAGTTTAGAATAATTAACATTGTGCTAATCGATTAGTTCCTAATTTATATCAGGTTAGCGAACTCTCGTCAAAATATTATATACTTGAGAGGTGCTACacttacaaacaataaaaaaaaaacaagcagatattctttatcctctgcaaagaacaacgaggtaccactgtatatttcaatatttttgtattgaaaatattgcaacagttttttttcccttataaaatgacaaatgaccTGATCAATGACTGAACTTGTTTCCTGTAAAGACATTAGTtgatagattgattgattgatttaattGGTTATTTAATCCAGTAACTAATAAGTTCATTTTCCCTATCAGTGAGAAGCGAGTGGGGAATGTTTACTCCAAGACGAAATCCTTCGTGGATTATGTCCGACGGGCTCTCCGCAAACTGGATCTGGACGATTCACGGGTCAGAACCACATTGTGCTACGTTTAAATTCAGATTGATGAAAGGTTCTGTTTGTCATATGGTCGCTTTGGTAACCACACCGCAAGGGGTAAGACGGGTCTTTGATGATACATTTCCCTTCCCAGCTCTCCGACGGGGACATTCAGCGGTACCACGACGCCCATGTGCCGCGCCAGCCCGAGATCCGCGCTTTTAATCTGGTGAGCAATTCGCGCGGCCGCCCGCGTCGGCttcgcgtaaaaaaaaaaaaaaaaaaaacattttcctcacTTCTCGTAAAAGCCAATAAATTGCCCGCCGTTAAATGAGCTCATTGCGGTCGGCTGGGGCACGAGGTAGAAATGATGCTACGCTGAACGgtgaaatggttttttttttgttttttttttttttttttttttttttttggggggggggggacggtggCATGTAAATGGCGAGGAATGGAAAAACCTGACTCTCGTCCGTGTGTAGTTGAAGGTGACCCTGGCTCCTTGCATTGAAGGCCTCATTCTCCTGGACCGCCTGTGCTACCTGAAAGAGCAGGTAATCAGAACCTCGCAGGAAATTGCGGTCGGCGAAATCAATCAACGGCACTTTGAAGCCTCCTTTGAGCCACGCGGTGATAAGTCCGACCGTGCGTGCCGGCCAAAGTTGTGATATCTCCACAGAATACGGCATGGGTCCTTCCGGGTTTTTCATGTTGTGTCCTTCGGTGGAACCGGTGTATttatattaactttttttatgTAAAGAATTTTCCACCGGCACTACTGATGAATTCAATCCAAATTTTGTACCGTTTTTCTAGCAATTTGTGGCCCCCAAAAAGGAGACTAATCAAAACCAGAGATTCCAAAAGAGCTCAATAAAACATCAAACAACTGCGATTTTCTGTTCCGGGCCCTGCTCCGTACAGGACAGCATaaggacaaaagtattgagacGCACCTCTTAACTCATTCGAGTTGACATATTTTTCAAGACCCTCGCAATAtgttgagttctgtcacaataTGAGCACCAAATCGGCCAAAAGAAAGAGTAGATGCTCTTCTTTCACCAGtagaaaaaaaggtttctaGCTTCCGGTGTTCTTTAGCAATCAGCAGTAGAATTTGGGTGAGTTTAGATCGCAAGCGAATCATTTATTTACAGAGACACAATTATGAAAAACACCACCAGCGATGCCAACACACTGGATTGTTCACACGTCATTTAAAGGGATATTCCGGTGGGTTGGATTAACAGTTTATCCAAtagctcatgtaatatgtactgtatgttgaaaatgtgatattaaatcctctctcacttaatggtgttttgagaagatttttatcgactatTCCGAATTTTCAGCGGCGGCGGCATTTCGGCGAGtgacatgacctacgtgcgcggatgtgacgtagaacgtgccgcaccaaaggctcgattatatCGGGCaccattatggccagcgctgatttctcggatttatcctgaTCTGATGACGAAATAGCAGTTTGGGTTGAcggggaagacggaggaatacgtccatacggatgtgaacctgtggctgtaattaatgttgaatattcggatggttgtTCGgagggaatgatgcggagtctgacgagttaTTGCAGATGACGATAAATcggagaaatcagcactggccataatgttgtcccatgtaatcaaggtTTTGgtgcgtaggtcatgtgactcgctaaaatggcggcgcccctgtaAATTCGTaaatgtcgataaaaatcttctcaaaagacttattgaagattaaaaatgagagaggattaacatcacattttcaacacctattggatacattgttaatccaaaccaccggaatttcccttcaAGTTCGTCATTCACTCCTTAGATTTAAAAAGCTAAAAAGAAGTTCTCGCGCCGTAAATGGTTCGATTCCATTCGGCCCATATAAATCTGAATGCTTCCATTTTCCTGCAGGACGAGGACTCCTTTGCCGCTTTGGTGCAACTCTTCGACCCGCTTCTGTCGCCGAGATGCTACGCCGTCGTCGCGCTGAAGAACTGATGTGACGGCAGCTCCGTTTTTTTGCACACCAATTCGTATACTTTTGCAATAaagtgatttcttttttaaaagagAACTGGTGCAACATGTGCTGGAAAACACCTGGAAAAAGCGCCAGTCCCGTTTGATTGACctatgtcagtttttttttttttttgtcttttcatctTGACGTGCGAGCGTGTCTCAAACGCTCATTTTTTTAGCGGTGCTCGGGCAGCCGGGccctttgggggtgttttcggCAAAACCTGGATCGCCGCGCGGGTCTGGAAAGACCATCGCGAGGCTCCCCGGTGTCAGAGGAAGAGGCCTTGACCTCTCTTTAATCTGTACAGCTGTTTTGTTGGCTCCCCCAATAAATCTTACATGCTTGGAAATGAATATTGTAGCAGCGCAGACGCATGAATTATGAATGGAATCAGGCGCCGTGTGGAGCTGCAGCATTTGGGGCGACCGCAAACATCTAGCCGCGCCGCCGCGaggttgctttttttccactactCCACGTGAATTTTCACACTTGCGGGCGGGAAACTTTGTCAGAAATGACATCCAATAAATATGATTGAATTCATCCAAAACAAAAAGGCTCCTACGTTGCGCGCATCAGGGCGGTTTTACTTCACAGTTAATATCGCAACCATCGGCGGAGAGCGAGGCTCGGCCCTGTAGCGGTGATTATCCGTTTCCTGCGTGATCTTTATCTGCAGGGGTGAAGAAGCAGCGGTTCCGGAGTAAATAGCACGGGGGGAAATTACTCACTATGTGTGGGGAGGAAATGTTGCCTTAGTGGCGGTAGAGTATCTAGAGTATGGAAATATCTACGGAAATGCTCTCCGTGGAAAAGGTTTgatcacttttttattttattttcccacGTATTGCTTAAATTAGATACAGGAAATGAGAATTTTGACGGATTATTGAGTTGAGTCTGTTCACTTTGATGCGCCCTtttcaaaaaaggaaaacttgATGGAAAATTGCAACAAACGGGGGaagaaatttgaacaaaaatgaaaagatttaGATTTAAGGAATATATTTTtggttgaaatgttcaaaatgttttcaacacTCCCTATTTCTAGATACACAGAAGGCCTGTTTTGCAAATATGATTCATCTTTGTGAGCGCTTTTCCTTTGCCCAGATCATCCATGAACCCCACAGTTGTGGCGTTTTCAGATTAGGCTGTGCACAATAAAAGGCCGCTAAAATGTGCATAAGAAGATGcattttatgtacagtaataGTTACATTCAcatcatttatgtatttaatataACAAACGTTTCCAGTGTCATTTTAACACAAGCCACCATTTCCTTCCAACATTTATATTTTGCTACAGGCACAGCGACTAAaaaagatggttttttttttcttcttcgacATAATAGATTCAGCTAGTTTATAACTGTGCCCCGGCGTTGTTTCTTACTCCTCCTAATCCTTAATCTCTTTTGCGGTCTGTAAAACGCCGTAGCCCCTCCCTACGGGTTCAAATGGGGGTGCACTTTTCATCAGCACTGCTCTGTGGCAGAAGATAAGCATCAGTGAACAAAACATGCGCTTCCTAATGAGTTGCTCCCTAACCAGAGTTCCAAATATGTCACTGACCTCCACCTACGATGTTTTGCCCGTGCGCATCCTTCGCCATCTGCGATGTTCTCCCTGCTAGGCTCTTTCTTCCACCCCACTGACGTTTTGGACAAGCTTTGCTCCATCTGGTGGTCAGCGGCTCCAACCTGGCGTCCAAATATGAGATGCATTGGTGGCTAGTTATATATACACGCGTTGTCTGTTTTGATCACTGATTTAAGTATAAGAAATCAACACAACAATGACCACCCAAACGATAGCGGGGACGTCTCTGTCgggtgtttctaatattttgacctTCTCATGGCGCCCAATCAGGTCTCCAACTGTGATGACAAACATATTGTTGAATTCGGACGTCAAAACAGCATTCTAAGATGTATAAATGGCATATTTTCCCACAGATTTCTCATTAGGTCAgactgtgcaggtgtacctaatattgtggccgGTCGTTTCTGATTAATTAGGATTGATTGAAACCAAAACCAGtgcacagaaaaaaagtctacacacctctGTCTCAATGGCAGGTGTCATCTACTATtgggcgtgggggtggggggaattcaGAAAATGTCTCCACCATTGCACAAGTGAACACACCCTTATAACTATGCTCAGAATGTACAAACCACTAATGTTAAATTGGAAGCAGCAAACATCTGCACTGATTTGTACCAAAAATATGCTAAAgttgttctagtaggcttttcctgatatATTTATCTGATATAGTCATATATGAATTATTATTGCGACATTAGTGAGGATATGCGGAACAGAAGATGTAATTAATTCattatgttttaaaacaaattttgcATTTAACTATtgtgattgttttct carries:
- the ccdc59 gene encoding thyroid transcription factor 1-associated protein 26 homolog; this encodes MGPADHKTKKSNVPPKDVNWRKPQKQNAGVKKRKWVPENKFFQGSVKEGQGFAFKRKEKLKHDYNKLMRKEKKKENTHTSLSSLYRETYPEHLKHLYLAEAEKLKNESWTNRVNRSKLRMKVQDREEKTGTEENASPDPEGTGAPEAEDIEKSPSGAQSLPLSNRMKKKREKLSSFQRSQEEYERVQAKRRKKKEEFLMRKQQREEAIRKYKEKKRETFQMLCKKTKKGQPNLNLQMDYLLQKIQKNSETTSKN
- the mettl25 gene encoding methyltransferase-like protein 25 isoform X1 — its product is MIPSSVGLVELRQRIDEVTRFLAATVGIANAHTVEFYTHDVWSSFVAVSPEEVLTAIETSGRQGEPQLQQQSGSTEQRGTTFGFCPDTKRLVDAHELLRAAKAHSLPGMGVCMSRDELVESLRRDPSELGVELEADEFMNSKKSHEVQSMAEVVDCLAKRCGVKQVVDVGSGKGYLSSFLSLQHGLRVFGIDSSSANTHGAQERNRKLKKFSKVYQKHRKAAKGEPERQVVTDIKSEEEEDESLKDKPETPDSNPIEEFFFSLMSLEVIQSGRTFSSSLTDEERQRRKRENLERKAPSRNGATGAVFSPLTSYVTAETQLRELIQELEDAVLVGLHTCGDLAPSMLRMFAARPELLAVCSVGCCYNKLSEEFEPDAHDCSCGPFGFPLSQHLRRRSWFCGRNARMSACLALERVTLGHGIQMESLFYRAVLHVILRDHYGAYKSEKRVGNVYSKTKSFVDYVRRALRKLDLDDSRLSDGDIQRYHDAHVPRQPEIRAFNLLKVTLAPCIEGLILLDRLCYLKEQDEDSFAALVQLFDPLLSPRCYAVVALKN
- the mettl25 gene encoding methyltransferase-like protein 25 isoform X2, producing the protein MIPSSVGLVELRQRIDEVTRFLAATVGIANAHTVEFYTHDVWSSFVAVSPEEVLTAIETSGRQGEPQLQQQSGSTEQRGTTFGFCPDTKRLVDAHELLRAAKAHSLPGMGVCMSRDELVESLRRDPSELGVELEADEFMNSKKSHEVQSMAEVVDCLAKRCGVKQVVDVGSGKGYLSSFLSLQHGLRVFGIDSSSANTHGAQERNRKLKKFSKVYQKHRKAAKGEPERQVVTDIKSEEEEDESLKDKPETPDSNPIEEFFFSLMSLEVIQSGRTFSSSLTDEERQRRKRENLERKAPSRNGATGAVFSPLTSYVTAETQLRELIQELEDAVLVGLHTCGDLAPSMLRMFAARPELLAVCSVGCCYNKLSEEFEPDAHDCSCGPFGFPLSQHLRRRSWFCGRNARMSACLALERVTLGHGIQMESLFYRAVLHVILRDHYGAYKSV